A window of Echeneis naucrates chromosome 13, fEcheNa1.1, whole genome shotgun sequence contains these coding sequences:
- the mcamb gene encoding melanoma cell adhesion molecule b isoform X1 produces the protein MAVRDSGSLLIGLLLLFHTWRAWAAVEVSMEDRVEVFRGDTARITCMYKSEDDVGGITIMWLYATRSGERQNIYFQDSNMKIVSQGTPFTNRINMSSSDASREVVLTIKDVQLADELDFICFVKSLTAGEGEGRTKLKVFETPKHPTIEVVPSGVSVTEDSPSKIGVCEVKNGFPKPNITWYRDKTPLRTIPDEVTVTSSRTIESSGLFSVRSELSMKVQKSDKDALFYCEITFYIPGGMRMIETSHVNITVFYPPTAVSVWVESPKGKIKEGDSVELHCHDNGNIASELAIVHGNDDYSLENNVLVLDNVTRGASGVYQCTSLDMDTLINVSGNVTLSVNFLDPAVVTPKESMMLAQGQELKATCNALSSLQTHTAWFKDGQEILKGHTLILKDATFDTAGTYVCVVTVPEIEDMETRGSLHVNVKGPPEIMKLDNTEIEVNFEKSVELSCVAKGFPAPDITWTTSDGKPVKATSHENTEKGTRSVVSVKVTSDLTVFCNASNDYGADAMTYRIKATTQTTTQATTTTSTTISTPTVNTETVDPPEKNKTGTGGTGVIIAVIITCVLLLAILGSVLYFLYKKGKICGRSGKKDLTKEKSKKDNTVVEMKSDNTEEAILLGVNGEKQLSSDQ, from the exons CATGGGCTGCTGTGGAGGTGTCCATGGAGGACAGAGTGGAGGTGTTCAGGGGAGACACCGCTCGGATCACCTGCATGTACAAATCAGAAGATGATGTCGGTGGGATAACCATAATGTGGCTCTAT GCGACCCGCTCAGGTGAGAGGCAGAACATCTACTTCCAGGACAGCAACATGAAGATTGTCAGCCAGGGCACACCGTTCACTAACCGGATCAACATGAGCAGTAGTGACGCCAGCAGAGAGGTGGTGTTGACTATCAAAGATGTGCAGCTGGCTGACGAACTGGATTTCATCTGTTTCGTCAAAAGTCTTACGGCTGGGGAGGGCGAAGGACGCACCAAACTGAAGGTGTTTG AAACCCCGAAACATCCTACCATCGAGGTTGTTCCGTCAGGAGTGTCAGTCACTGAAGATAGCCCATCCAAG ATCGGGGTCTGCGAGGTCAAAAATGGCTTCCCCAAGCCAAACATCACTTGGTACAGAGACAAAACTCCACTTCGCACTATTCCGGATG AGGTCACAGTCACGTCCAGCAGGACTATTGAGTCCAGCGGTCTGTTCTCAGTGAGGAGTGAGCTGAGCATGAAGGTGCAGAAGAGCGACAAGGATGCTCTCTTCTACTGCGAGATCACCTTCTATATTCCTGGAGGGATGAGGATGATCGAGACCAGTCATGTCAACATCACTGTTTTCT ACCCCCCCACAGCTGTAAGTGTGTGGGTAGAGTCACCAAAGGGCAAGATCAAGGAAGGGGACTCAGTTGAGCTTCACTGCCATGACAACGGCAATATTGCATCAGAGCTGGCGATCGTGCATGGAAAT GATGATTACTCTTTAGAGAACAACGTGTTGGTGTTGGATAATGTGACTCGTGGAGCCAGTGGAGTTTACCAGTGCACCTCCTTGGACATGGACACATTGATAAATGTCTCTGGAAATGTCACATTGTCCGTCAACT TTCTCGATCCTGCTGTGGTGACTCCCAAAGAGTCCATGATGCTGGCCCAAGGGCAGGAACTGAAAGCCACCTGCAAcgccctctcttctctccagacacacacagcctggtttaag GATGGACAAGAGATTTTGAAGGGTCACACTTTGATCCTGAAGGACGCCACGTTTGACACAGCAGggacgtatgtgtgtgtggtgactgTACCTGAGATTGAGGACATGGAAACCCGCGGCAGCCTGCATGTTAATGTTAAAG GCCCACCAGAGATCATGAAGCTGGACAACACGGAGATCGAAGTGAATTTTGAGAAATCAGTGGAGCTGAGCTGTGTCGCCAAAGGTTTCCCTGCTCCCGACATTACCTGGACTACCTCTGATGGAAAG ccCGTGAAGGCAACCTCCCATGAGAACACTGAGAAGGGGACTCGGAGTGTGGTCAGTGTCAAAGTCACCTCTGACCTCACAGTTTTTTGCAATGCCTCCAATGATTATGGTGCTGATGCAATGACCTACAGAATCAAAGCCA CTACACAGACCACAACACAAGCCACCACAACAACTAGCACTACCATTTCCACTCCCACAG TCAATACAGAAACTGTTGACCCaccagagaaaaacaagacaggGACAG GGGGAACTGGTGTCATCATTGCAGTCATCATTACCTGTGTCCTGCTGCTGGCCATTTTAGGGAGTGTGCTCTACTTCCTCTACAAAAAGGGAAAGATCTGTGGCCGATCTGGAAAGAAAGACCT CACCAAAGAGAAGTCCAAAAAAGATAACACCGTGGTGGAGATGAAGAGTGACAACACAGAGGAAGCGATTCTCCTCGGTGTTAACGGTGAAAAACAACTTTCCAGTGATCAG TAA
- the mcamb gene encoding melanoma cell adhesion molecule b isoform X2, translating into MAVRDSGSLLIGLLLLFHTWRAWAAVEVSMEDRVEVFRGDTARITCMYKSEDDVGGITIMWLYATRSGERQNIYFQDSNMKIVSQGTPFTNRINMSSSDASREVVLTIKDVQLADELDFICFVKSLTAGEGEGRTKLKVFETPKHPTIEVVPSGVSVTEDSPSKIGVCEVKNGFPKPNITWYRDKTPLRTIPDEVTVTSSRTIESSGLFSVRSELSMKVQKSDKDALFYCEITFYIPGGMRMIETSHVNITVFYPPTAVSVWVESPKGKIKEGDSVELHCHDNGNIASELAIVHGNDDYSLENNVLVLDNVTRGASGVYQCTSLDMDTLINVSGNVTLSVNFLDPAVVTPKESMMLAQGQELKATCNALSSLQTHTAWFKDGQEILKGHTLILKDATFDTAGTYVCVVTVPEIEDMETRGSLHVNVKGPPEIMKLDNTEIEVNFEKSVELSCVAKGFPAPDITWTTSDGKPVKATSHENTEKGTRSVVSVKVTSDLTVFCNASNDYGADAMTYRIKAINTETVDPPEKNKTGTGGTGVIIAVIITCVLLLAILGSVLYFLYKKGKICGRSGKKDLTKEKSKKDNTVVEMKSDNTEEAILLGVNGEKQLSSDQ; encoded by the exons CATGGGCTGCTGTGGAGGTGTCCATGGAGGACAGAGTGGAGGTGTTCAGGGGAGACACCGCTCGGATCACCTGCATGTACAAATCAGAAGATGATGTCGGTGGGATAACCATAATGTGGCTCTAT GCGACCCGCTCAGGTGAGAGGCAGAACATCTACTTCCAGGACAGCAACATGAAGATTGTCAGCCAGGGCACACCGTTCACTAACCGGATCAACATGAGCAGTAGTGACGCCAGCAGAGAGGTGGTGTTGACTATCAAAGATGTGCAGCTGGCTGACGAACTGGATTTCATCTGTTTCGTCAAAAGTCTTACGGCTGGGGAGGGCGAAGGACGCACCAAACTGAAGGTGTTTG AAACCCCGAAACATCCTACCATCGAGGTTGTTCCGTCAGGAGTGTCAGTCACTGAAGATAGCCCATCCAAG ATCGGGGTCTGCGAGGTCAAAAATGGCTTCCCCAAGCCAAACATCACTTGGTACAGAGACAAAACTCCACTTCGCACTATTCCGGATG AGGTCACAGTCACGTCCAGCAGGACTATTGAGTCCAGCGGTCTGTTCTCAGTGAGGAGTGAGCTGAGCATGAAGGTGCAGAAGAGCGACAAGGATGCTCTCTTCTACTGCGAGATCACCTTCTATATTCCTGGAGGGATGAGGATGATCGAGACCAGTCATGTCAACATCACTGTTTTCT ACCCCCCCACAGCTGTAAGTGTGTGGGTAGAGTCACCAAAGGGCAAGATCAAGGAAGGGGACTCAGTTGAGCTTCACTGCCATGACAACGGCAATATTGCATCAGAGCTGGCGATCGTGCATGGAAAT GATGATTACTCTTTAGAGAACAACGTGTTGGTGTTGGATAATGTGACTCGTGGAGCCAGTGGAGTTTACCAGTGCACCTCCTTGGACATGGACACATTGATAAATGTCTCTGGAAATGTCACATTGTCCGTCAACT TTCTCGATCCTGCTGTGGTGACTCCCAAAGAGTCCATGATGCTGGCCCAAGGGCAGGAACTGAAAGCCACCTGCAAcgccctctcttctctccagacacacacagcctggtttaag GATGGACAAGAGATTTTGAAGGGTCACACTTTGATCCTGAAGGACGCCACGTTTGACACAGCAGggacgtatgtgtgtgtggtgactgTACCTGAGATTGAGGACATGGAAACCCGCGGCAGCCTGCATGTTAATGTTAAAG GCCCACCAGAGATCATGAAGCTGGACAACACGGAGATCGAAGTGAATTTTGAGAAATCAGTGGAGCTGAGCTGTGTCGCCAAAGGTTTCCCTGCTCCCGACATTACCTGGACTACCTCTGATGGAAAG ccCGTGAAGGCAACCTCCCATGAGAACACTGAGAAGGGGACTCGGAGTGTGGTCAGTGTCAAAGTCACCTCTGACCTCACAGTTTTTTGCAATGCCTCCAATGATTATGGTGCTGATGCAATGACCTACAGAATCAAAGCCA TCAATACAGAAACTGTTGACCCaccagagaaaaacaagacaggGACAG GGGGAACTGGTGTCATCATTGCAGTCATCATTACCTGTGTCCTGCTGCTGGCCATTTTAGGGAGTGTGCTCTACTTCCTCTACAAAAAGGGAAAGATCTGTGGCCGATCTGGAAAGAAAGACCT CACCAAAGAGAAGTCCAAAAAAGATAACACCGTGGTGGAGATGAAGAGTGACAACACAGAGGAAGCGATTCTCCTCGGTGTTAACGGTGAAAAACAACTTTCCAGTGATCAG TAA
- the mcamb gene encoding melanoma cell adhesion molecule b isoform X3, with protein MAVRDSGSLLIGLLLLFHTWRAWAAVEVSMEDRVEVFRGDTARITCMYKSEDDVGGITIMWLYATRSGERQNIYFQDSNMKIVSQGTPFTNRINMSSSDASREVVLTIKDVQLADELDFICFVKSLTAGEGEGRTKLKVFETPKHPTIEVVPSGVSVTEDSPSKIGVCEVKNGFPKPNITWYRDKTPLRTIPDEVTVTSSRTIESSGLFSVRSELSMKVQKSDKDALFYCEITFYIPGGMRMIETSHVNITVFYPPTAVSVWVESPKGKIKEGDSVELHCHDNGNIASELAIVHGNDDYSLENNVLVLDNVTRGASGVYQCTSLDMDTLINVSGNVTLSVNFLDPAVVTPKESMMLAQGQELKATCNALSSLQTHTAWFKDGQEILKGHTLILKDATFDTAGTYVCVVTVPEIEDMETRGSLHVNVKGPPEIMKLDNTEIEVNFEKSVELSCVAKGFPAPDITWTTSDGKPVKATSHENTEKGTRSVVSVKVTSDLTVFCNASNDYGADAMTYRIKARGTGVIIAVIITCVLLLAILGSVLYFLYKKGKICGRSGKKDLTKEKSKKDNTVVEMKSDNTEEAILLGVNGEKQLSSDQ; from the exons CATGGGCTGCTGTGGAGGTGTCCATGGAGGACAGAGTGGAGGTGTTCAGGGGAGACACCGCTCGGATCACCTGCATGTACAAATCAGAAGATGATGTCGGTGGGATAACCATAATGTGGCTCTAT GCGACCCGCTCAGGTGAGAGGCAGAACATCTACTTCCAGGACAGCAACATGAAGATTGTCAGCCAGGGCACACCGTTCACTAACCGGATCAACATGAGCAGTAGTGACGCCAGCAGAGAGGTGGTGTTGACTATCAAAGATGTGCAGCTGGCTGACGAACTGGATTTCATCTGTTTCGTCAAAAGTCTTACGGCTGGGGAGGGCGAAGGACGCACCAAACTGAAGGTGTTTG AAACCCCGAAACATCCTACCATCGAGGTTGTTCCGTCAGGAGTGTCAGTCACTGAAGATAGCCCATCCAAG ATCGGGGTCTGCGAGGTCAAAAATGGCTTCCCCAAGCCAAACATCACTTGGTACAGAGACAAAACTCCACTTCGCACTATTCCGGATG AGGTCACAGTCACGTCCAGCAGGACTATTGAGTCCAGCGGTCTGTTCTCAGTGAGGAGTGAGCTGAGCATGAAGGTGCAGAAGAGCGACAAGGATGCTCTCTTCTACTGCGAGATCACCTTCTATATTCCTGGAGGGATGAGGATGATCGAGACCAGTCATGTCAACATCACTGTTTTCT ACCCCCCCACAGCTGTAAGTGTGTGGGTAGAGTCACCAAAGGGCAAGATCAAGGAAGGGGACTCAGTTGAGCTTCACTGCCATGACAACGGCAATATTGCATCAGAGCTGGCGATCGTGCATGGAAAT GATGATTACTCTTTAGAGAACAACGTGTTGGTGTTGGATAATGTGACTCGTGGAGCCAGTGGAGTTTACCAGTGCACCTCCTTGGACATGGACACATTGATAAATGTCTCTGGAAATGTCACATTGTCCGTCAACT TTCTCGATCCTGCTGTGGTGACTCCCAAAGAGTCCATGATGCTGGCCCAAGGGCAGGAACTGAAAGCCACCTGCAAcgccctctcttctctccagacacacacagcctggtttaag GATGGACAAGAGATTTTGAAGGGTCACACTTTGATCCTGAAGGACGCCACGTTTGACACAGCAGggacgtatgtgtgtgtggtgactgTACCTGAGATTGAGGACATGGAAACCCGCGGCAGCCTGCATGTTAATGTTAAAG GCCCACCAGAGATCATGAAGCTGGACAACACGGAGATCGAAGTGAATTTTGAGAAATCAGTGGAGCTGAGCTGTGTCGCCAAAGGTTTCCCTGCTCCCGACATTACCTGGACTACCTCTGATGGAAAG ccCGTGAAGGCAACCTCCCATGAGAACACTGAGAAGGGGACTCGGAGTGTGGTCAGTGTCAAAGTCACCTCTGACCTCACAGTTTTTTGCAATGCCTCCAATGATTATGGTGCTGATGCAATGACCTACAGAATCAAAGCCA GGGGAACTGGTGTCATCATTGCAGTCATCATTACCTGTGTCCTGCTGCTGGCCATTTTAGGGAGTGTGCTCTACTTCCTCTACAAAAAGGGAAAGATCTGTGGCCGATCTGGAAAGAAAGACCT CACCAAAGAGAAGTCCAAAAAAGATAACACCGTGGTGGAGATGAAGAGTGACAACACAGAGGAAGCGATTCTCCTCGGTGTTAACGGTGAAAAACAACTTTCCAGTGATCAG TAA